DNA sequence from the Prosthecobacter sp. SYSU 5D2 genome:
ATGCGCACCCAGTCGTGGGAAGCATGGCTCATGTTCAGGCGGAAAATGTCCGCACCCTTTTCCATGAGGGTGGTGATGACTTCGGCAGACTCAGTGGCCGGCCCGAGGGTGCAAAGGATCTTGGTTTTGCGCATGTCTGGCATGGTTGAAGGGGGTGCCGGGAGATTCAAGCGGCAATGCCGTCATGAAGCACGAGACAGGCCATGGTTGGAGCCCAGTGAAAGGAGCCGCATAATCGCCATTGATCCTGGCCTGGAGTTGGGATTGGGTAGAACGAGTGAAATCCGATGCGCACCTGGGAGATGACGAATCGAAGGCCGAGCCGTCGCCGGAAATGGCAGGTGCGCTGGAAGGGCCGTTTCGGCTGGCCATTGATACGATCCCAGGACTGGTGTGGAGCGCCCTGCCGGACGGGCGAATTGATTTCCTGAACCAGCGCTGGCGGGACTATACCGGAATGACGTTGGCGGAGGCTTGTGGATGGGGCTGGCAGGCGGCCATCCCGCCAGAGGATCTGGCTGGCCTGCTGGAATATTGGAAAGCGGTGCTGGCTTCCGGCGCACCGGGTGAAACAGAGGCCCGGTTGCGCGGTGCGGACGGGGTGGACCGCTGGTTTCTTTTCCGGGCGGTGCCGCTGTATGATGACCAGGGAAAGCTCATCAAGTGGTATGGAACGAACACAGACATCCAGGACCGGAAAGAAGCGGAAGCCCTGCTGGCCGGGGAGAAGCGCATCCTGGAAATGATCTCACGCTGGGAGCCGGTGCCGGTACTCATGGAGGCGCTTTGCCGCGTCGTGGAGGAAATATCCAAAGGGGTGTATTGCTCCATCCTTCTGATGGATGAACGGGGGGACAGGCTGAAGCATGGTGCCGCGCCCAGCCTGCCTGCGAGCTATACAGGCCAGTTAAAGGGACTGCTGGATTCTTATGAAGCAGGACCCTGCGCACGGGCGGCTTCGCTGATGAAACCGGTCATCATCGCGGATGTGCTGGTGAATGAGCCCAGTGTCTTTTTCCGGGAGCTGGCGGTGAAGCATGGATTGCGCGCCTGCTGGACCACGCCGGTGTTTTCATCCGGCGGGAAGGTACTGGGAACTTTTGCTCTATATTCCCTCGTTCCCTCCTTGCCCAGTGCTCAGCAGGAGCGGATGATCGGCCAGATGAGCCACCTGGCGGCGGTGGCCATTGAGCGCAGTCAGGAGCAGGAAAAATTAAAGCGGAGCGAGGCCTACCTGGCCAGGGCGCAGAGCCTGAGCTCCACGGGCAGCTTCTGCTGGAATGTCCGCACCCAGGAGATGGTCTGGTCAGATGAGACTTACCGCATCTGCGAGGTGGACCGGTCTTTGACGCCCACCGGAGAGATGACGCGCGACCTGATTCATCCTGAGGATGTTGAGCTTTTTTTCCAGATGCTTTCGAGGAGCGAGACGGACTACCGCTTTGAATGCCGGCTGCGGCTGCCCTCGGGAATCAAGCACATCCAGGTGGACGGTGCGGCGATGCGTAACGAGGAAGGACAACTGGTGGAATGGATCGGCAACTTTATGGACATCACCGCCAGGAAATTGGCGGACGAAGCCCTGCGAGCTTCCGAGCATCTGGCCCGCGGACAGCTCAATGCGTTGAAAAAAACGCTGGATGCGCTGTCACAGGAATCCGAGCCAGATCAGTTTCTGGCACATGTGCTGGGCACCCTCACAGAGGAAATGGAGGCGCACAGTGTCAGCGTCTGGGAGATGAATCCTGCCCTTGGGCAAGTAGAGTTGGTGGCTAACTTTGAGGACTCGCAGATCCAGTTGCCGACTAAACTTGAGCAGCCGCGATCCAGGCCAGCCCAGGAACCCCGTGAGCATCCCGTCTGGACAGCCTTTTTTCGCGATGGAAAACATTGCGTCGTGGGCATGCTGGACGCAGACCCGCCCAGGGTGCGGCTGGAGGACGGGCAGAACACGGATGGCCATCACTGGTATGGGGACCAAATTTCTGATCCGCAGGTGGAAGCGACCATCAAGCGCCTGGCGGAGCTGGGCATCATCACCACGCTGTGCGTGCCGCTGCTTTTGGCGGGGAAGGTGACCGGGCTGGTAAGCATCCGCTTCCAGCAGCGGCGCACCTTCCGGCGGGAGGAAGTGGAGCTCACGCGGGCGCTGACCCACCACGTCATGCTGGCAGTTTACTGGATGCGCCTCTCCAGACAGAGCCGGGAAACAGCCGTGGTGGCGGAGCGGAACCGGATGGCACGAGACATCCATGACACCCTGGCACAGGGTTTTACGGGTGTGATCGTACAACTGGAGGCGGCAGAGGATGCCAAGTCCAAGGGCCTTTATGACAACGTGGATCACCACATCCAGCGCGCCCGCGAACTGGCCCGCGAGAGCCTGAAAGAAGCGCGAAGATCCGTCCAGGCGCTGCGTCCGCAAGCCTTGGAGGAACGCAGCCTGCCGGAGGCCCTCGAAGCCCAGGGCACAAAGATGACGTTTGGCACGCCCATGCGGGTGAGTTTTGTCCTGGAGGGGAATCCCACACCGCTGCCGGCCGGGTGTGAGGACAACCTGCTGCGCATCAGCCAGGAGGCGCTGACGAATGCGGTCCGCCATGCCAACGCGGGCGAGTTCGGCATCCGGCTGGCATTCACTCTGCAGCGCATCACCTTGGAGCTGCGGGATGACGGCTGCGGTTTTGACCTCGCGGCCAAGAGTGACGGTTTCGGCCTGCTGGGTATCCGTGAGCGAGTGGAGGCCATGGGTGGAGAGCTGGCCTTGAACAGCGGCCCCGGCCATGGAACGGTACTCTGCATTTCTCTGCCTGTGAGCAAACTCCCATCCACTTCGCCATGAAAGCCACCCTTTCTCCAAGCCTGGCGGATGACACCCCGGATCGCATCCGCATCCTCGTCGCGGATGATCACGTGACGGTCCTGGAAGGCCTGGTGGCCATCATCGGACGGCAGCCGGACATGAACGTGGTCGCCGCTGCGGTGAACGGGCGTGAAGCCGTGGACCTGTGGAGAAAACACCGTCCGGATGTGGCCCTGCTGGACCTGCGCATGCCGCTGCTGGATGGCGTGGGTGCCATTGAGGAAATCCGCCCCCATGATAGCGGCGCACGCATCATCATCCTGACCACCTTTGATGCCGATGCGGACATCTCCAAGGCCATCAAGGCCGGCGCGCGCGGGTATCTGCTGAAAGACGCGCCGCGTGAGGAACTGCTGGCCTGCATCCGCAAGGTGCATGCCGGGCAGACCTCCCTCTCCCCGGAGCTCGTGACCAAGCTGGCGGCAGGCCTTTCCTCCGTGCCGCTGACGGCCCGCGAGCGGGATGTCCTGACCCTGCTGGCACGCGGCCGCAGCAACAAGGAAATCGGGGGCAGCCTCTTCATCAGTGAGACCACGGTGAAATCTCACCTGCGCAGCATTTTCACCAAGCTCAACGTGCTGAGCCGCACCGAAGCCATTGCCGCTGCCAGCCAGCGCGGTTTGGTGAAGCTGTGATCCGGGCCGCCTGGGCAGGACAATCTCCTCCAAAAGGAGGAGGCCGGAATCCTCCCTCCGGATCAATCCATTTTCAGCC
Encoded proteins:
- a CDS encoding GAF domain-containing protein — translated: MKSDAHLGDDESKAEPSPEMAGALEGPFRLAIDTIPGLVWSALPDGRIDFLNQRWRDYTGMTLAEACGWGWQAAIPPEDLAGLLEYWKAVLASGAPGETEARLRGADGVDRWFLFRAVPLYDDQGKLIKWYGTNTDIQDRKEAEALLAGEKRILEMISRWEPVPVLMEALCRVVEEISKGVYCSILLMDERGDRLKHGAAPSLPASYTGQLKGLLDSYEAGPCARAASLMKPVIIADVLVNEPSVFFRELAVKHGLRACWTTPVFSSGGKVLGTFALYSLVPSLPSAQQERMIGQMSHLAAVAIERSQEQEKLKRSEAYLARAQSLSSTGSFCWNVRTQEMVWSDETYRICEVDRSLTPTGEMTRDLIHPEDVELFFQMLSRSETDYRFECRLRLPSGIKHIQVDGAAMRNEEGQLVEWIGNFMDITARKLADEALRASEHLARGQLNALKKTLDALSQESEPDQFLAHVLGTLTEEMEAHSVSVWEMNPALGQVELVANFEDSQIQLPTKLEQPRSRPAQEPREHPVWTAFFRDGKHCVVGMLDADPPRVRLEDGQNTDGHHWYGDQISDPQVEATIKRLAELGIITTLCVPLLLAGKVTGLVSIRFQQRRTFRREEVELTRALTHHVMLAVYWMRLSRQSRETAVVAERNRMARDIHDTLAQGFTGVIVQLEAAEDAKSKGLYDNVDHHIQRARELARESLKEARRSVQALRPQALEERSLPEALEAQGTKMTFGTPMRVSFVLEGNPTPLPAGCEDNLLRISQEALTNAVRHANAGEFGIRLAFTLQRITLELRDDGCGFDLAAKSDGFGLLGIRERVEAMGGELALNSGPGHGTVLCISLPVSKLPSTSP
- a CDS encoding response regulator transcription factor translates to MKATLSPSLADDTPDRIRILVADDHVTVLEGLVAIIGRQPDMNVVAAAVNGREAVDLWRKHRPDVALLDLRMPLLDGVGAIEEIRPHDSGARIIILTTFDADADISKAIKAGARGYLLKDAPREELLACIRKVHAGQTSLSPELVTKLAAGLSSVPLTARERDVLTLLARGRSNKEIGGSLFISETTVKSHLRSIFTKLNVLSRTEAIAAASQRGLVKL